In the genome of Mangifera indica cultivar Alphonso chromosome 9, CATAS_Mindica_2.1, whole genome shotgun sequence, the window tggagaaaaaattGTGCAATACCGGACGGGAAACGTGGGACTCCAGGCTCAGTGGCTGGAGGCGTGGTGGCCTTCTTCGGATCACGAGTTTGCGTTTGTTGTGGAGGATGATTTGGAGGTTTCTCCTCTCTTTTATAAGTTTCTTCGGGGCTTGATTGTCaagtattattataattcatCCAATTTTAGTCAGTCAATCTACGGAGCGTCGCTTCAGCGTCCGAGGTTTGTTCCAGGtaccatttttttgttttccactGCAAATGAAACAAACTGTGAATCGGAAACAATAGCAAGGACTTATGTTTTTCATATTGTTGCGAAGAATTTGGAGAATCATTTCAATGTTGTTGGTGAAGCGCttaactttattttatgatGGGAATTATTCGAAATAATTAGCTAGTAAAATGAAACAGATTTATATGATATCTCATTTCAAAAAAACATGGCTTTAATAACTAGCTAGCTGATGTTGATTGGAGGATAATATTTATAGCATCTCAAGGTTAGTTTTTGAGCTTGAGCAAGATAATCTTTTCTTTAGAACTCTTGTTTGAACATCTATATTTATATGCGCAATGGCCTAACTAAccaaatggaaaattttgacaaaacaGAACTTTTAGTTAAATTTACATGGAATTTGCGGTTGCCTTCAATTTGAGAGAGCTCTGTCTAGTACTTCACTCAATTTTATTTCTGAAGCTTTAGTTCCATATTACTCAGGATTCTACTGTCATCTTCCTATTTTAGGTTTAAGACTTTTGCAAACAATACAATTTGTCTCTGACAATATTCTGGTGTGATGGATTGCATtgtgttgttttaattttaatgtaatgCACCACTGGAGTCttctatctttttatattaaatatacatgaaaattttttgattttgtgGTTGTTGTCTTGATACACAATATAGTGTTTTGATTGATTGGTGTTATGGTGCTTCTGTCTTAAGTATAATATGATTTAGGACATTATAGAGATCTATGCACATATGTTAGGGGTAGACCAAGAGTTGAGTTttgttttgatttcttttttttttccttcaatatTTTTTGGTAAGAATTCTTTGACTCCTTTATTTcagatttatttttcttacctTTTTTGGATAAGATTTCTATTACCAATTAGAGTGGACTTCTTTTACCTGTTTGAGGTTGATTAAGAATCATTTTCCAGCTATGTTTGTTGCCATTACAAAATAGGGCTTTACCTTGTTGAATTTCCAGAATCTGAATGATTAAATATATTCCCTAAAGATTGAGTTGACTGATTAGGACCTGGGGTTTTAACCAAGGGGTCAAGCATTCAATTTCCTTTAGACTTACCAGTTTAAGATATGATATTCCTCAAGTTTCATGGCTGCTAAGGTTCTAAGGCCTATGAATGCCCCTAGCTTAGAGCTTGGTCGGCTCGTAAAAGAGTTTCGGACTTTATAGATATGAAAAGAGACAAAATATattgtggaaatttgatttttcgTAGTTTGGTTTTCTTAACCAAGTTATTTTAGCATACATCTTGATGAAAATTTTCCAACTATGCATTGTTTAAAGATGGacttttaaattgattaattgtcTATGTGAATTGAGTTTTTCCTGTTTCTAATTTTCCTCCTTTTATcccatttctctctcttttcttcctaTCTTCCTGTCCTGCATCATATTTTTCACTGACATCTATCTTTTTGATAGAAAGTATATTGCATGAATGTGTCTTTGCCTTCTTACACCTTTTAATCTGCAATCTTGTGGTGTACATTCCATGGTCTTCTTTAAATTTCTAGAATATTCATATTAtgaagatttttatattttaaatatatttggttGATGACTTTAGGTAAACATGGAAACAAGATAGACCTTGATAGTGGAACCCACCTTTTCTTGTATCAGCTGGTTGGCACTTGGGGTCAGCTTCTCTTTCCAAAACCTTGGAAAGAATTCAGGCTTTGGTATGATGAACACAAGACCAAGGGCATCAAGCCATTCCTTGATGGAATGGTAATATTCATGCTCAAGTATCCTGTCCTTGAATATTTCTATGTTGTATACTTATTTTTGCTTGTTactcaaaaatcaaattatatttgtagGTGACAACAGGATGGTACAAGAAGATGGGAGAAAGAATCTGGACTCCTTGgttcataaaatttattcattctcgtggctattttaatttttataccaATTTCCAGAATCAGAGAGCACTTAGTGTCTCTCACCGAGATGCTGGTGTTAACTATGGGAAATCAGCTGGGCCAGATTCCCAACTTTTGGATGAAAGTTCTCTTGATTTCAACTTTCTGGATATGCAACCTTTAAGTAATCTAAAATGGTATGATTTCTGTTTCAGAAAAGTGTTTCTTGAAAGAGTTGCAAGGAGCATGGATGAACTTGGCTCTGTTCTTCATGCAGTCCAGAAACAAGAAACTGTTCTGCTGGTGAGCCTATTTGGGGCATCAGAAGTGGTTATAAGGAACCTCCTCTGCCACTTTGAGAGGCTAAATATTTGGAACTACTTATTAATAGGCTCTCATtctgattttctttttgatcTTGCAAGGAGGGGACATGCTGTGGTTGATGCAGATGAATTTCTGCACAATATCAGAGCATACAAATCCATGAATTTTCAAGATTCCAATGCAAGATATACTGAGGTTTTAGTGAAGGCTTATGTTATCAAGAAGTGTTTAGAATATAGGTACAATTCTTGGATAGTGAATGGGAATTTGCTTTTTGTCAATAGTGATTTGTTTCTTCAATCCATTGATACCACTTCTGACTTCTTTGTTTCAAAGAGTTCGGAACTAGTTCACGTCAGGAGCTCATCTGCTGTTCAGAAAATCTGGACAGATGCTTTTTTGTCTGAAATTGCAATTACGATGGATAAAATTTCTTTGCCAAGAGAATGCAGAAGTTTTGCATGTATTGTGACAAACTTGTTGGAACAGAAGCGTAGTGTGGCAATTAAGACGATTGATGAAACAAACTTTGGCAGGGTTGAGGCTGAAAATGCTAATCAGTCATCTTTAGAGGTTGGAAAGAAGATTCTTTATTGGTCTGCTGAACTGGGGTTGGATGTAGTTCAAAAGAGGCTCAAAGAATTGAGTATGTGGATTATAGATGGTGACTCATCTTGCTTAGCCGTCTTTTGTCACCAATCATAGCATCTAATAGCTGCTATTATTTTCTAAACCCACTTATGTTTGGAAATCTTCATTTATACattatatttgtatcaattttCTTCAGACAATGTAATGGGAACTGCATGCCCAAAAAACAAGGAGGCTTTGAAGTCGGACACATTGCAAACGCAGGCTCAATAGGCTTGAGATCAGAATGCTTGTTTTCCTGCCCATGCTGGTAAAGAATTTTGTGATTGATTCAGAAATTCGAGTATTTTTGTTTGGTCTTGCATACAATGAGTGCAACTTCTCTGAAAGAGCTGGAGTGTTGGAGATGTCGGTGTTTCTTGAGTAATCTGGAATACATAACATTCAAATTTTCCACTATTTGCAGATCAAACACTGGTAAGTGCAACATTCCTGATTTATGTGACTATGATCAGGAgatagttttgtgtttttttttttttggtgtatgGTACTTCCATCAGTGGAGTTATTTAAAATGCTATGAGAGGAAAAACCAGTCCAAATTTCCCCTGTTGCATTGAGCTATATAGTTCAACTATGTGATAACCATGCATCACTTGCACTGATTTCTTTTGCTTTCATTGATtagatacatattattattattttaaattcttttatctgatgaattaaGGTTAGATTGGCAAGTATTATCTGATTAATCTGTTCCTTCCAAGGAGCATGCTCTTTGTAGACACCACCCTGTGGCTTCAACCCATTGAATGGCTCGAGAAGTGTTTGGATCACAGTGCTGCATGCAATTTAAAGGAAGAAGTCTTAAATAGGTTTTCATTGGTGAATTTGCAGAACATCGGAGATATGTGGGTGTCATGCTTTTGTGCAGTGATTGAGTGTTGGTTGCTTGACTTTAAAACTTGGATAAGATTGATTGGTTCAACTAATCTGATCATGACTTAGGGCACATTTTGATCTGGGTAAGCCTAATATTGAATTTAGCAATTGGATTGTTTTGAATCGTTTGATGTTGTGAACTTCTTCTCTTTGGACTCCCAACAGTTGGGAAGTTGCAAGCCACACCGCTGGGCTAGCACAAGTGTTAGTGTTAGATTATATattggatttaaaaaaatatatattaaaaaattgcaaaTGGTAGAGCTTGAGCCCACCTTACACATAGGTGTgctttcaaaccaaattaaattttaattaaacatgagattttatatttatggattaaatagataaaattgttttaattataaattttaatgttgatttaaatagtaatttggTCTGATCTTTggttaatataattgaattgattGCCAGTTGACTCGAACATGCCCCTTCATCACATCAATGCTAAGTCCGAATATGAAAACATTGATTGGTTGTGCATTTTGGCATGAGGCATCACCATCGTTGTAACACTCTTAATTCAAAGGTCATACCTTTTAATGGAAATATTACTGATAATCacaagaaaataacaatttatttaaaataataataataataaaaatcaacttCATAAATGATTTACacggaaaattaaattaaattaaattaaattaaatgtcatacataatttagtatttaaacTACACATATATCATTGCATGAtcataaaacataatattaaaattgtgtattcaaataatatgaatcaaatgtcaaaataattcatttaaattgcATAACGAAATACCATCTTCGAGTGCCTTCAACATCGATCAACTATCTCATTGTTTTTCACCAGCTCATTTTTGACCTACAAAATAAGACATAAAAGAAGTAAGTGACAAAACacttagtaaataaaaattattacccTATTTAAAGATACTTAATACTTAGAGCCTTTTACACCTATATATGGTATAGACAATAAATCATGACTAGTTCCACAAAATGAACCTAtcactttaaaataaatatggatAATGGTTACAATTGTTTCCAACAAATGTTGGCAAAACAAGAGGAGATGTTTTGTAGCTTGCTTGACATTGTACATGGTTCAAATTATCCCAATGTATCCACAAATAATATGTGGCTAGATGGTGCAATCTTCCTTCAAAGTTACAAGGCACAAGattgttcttttgtttttagaaaCCACATAAATGTGGCCTATTGGATCGACTAGAGCGTGCATTTATTAGAGTATGTGCTCTAAAGTAGATTATCTAGTTGATGTACATGCAACATTTTGTATATGTATCatgtttatatcaataaaaattgcAATTCTTCATCATTGTTTTACATTTGTAATGAGATGAATatctttagaatggtagaactataaTAGTGAAATCAATAGATATCACTGATCATGAGAAACCAATGTGCACAAATGATTactattctagaaatgtctataGTCCTAATATCATTCCAACCTAGAgtacaaatgatatatttaggactattatattgtttaagGACCTTACTAAAAGATGATGACGGATCTCACATGTTAAGATTATTTATAAACAACTTCGTGTAGCATACGAATggaaattgaaaagaaatattCACAAGATTGACCTGCCAAAAAGATACTATATAAATGGTAACCGAAGTGTTTATGGAACATATCTTCTAACAAACAATGATACATGTGAATTGTAAGGTTTTATGGTTCTTGGGCAAAAAAATTGTCAatcaagtttttttaataaactatACAAACATCACCACAAAACCCTACTCGGATCTCCCTCTTAAGATATTGATTTAACAACATATATAAACTGTAACATCCCCCTCTATAAacactacccaccgaaggagaaatgttacgaattaatatctggagcgtctatattttatttttcttttaaaatactttaaaataaatgcatcactaaaaatgtttagaaattattctaaaaaaactgaaagtctggaagcaaacaaaagatgtatatactcatataaaaacttaTCTGAAAGCATATGACAATGTGGAGTactcatatacaactgtaccatCATCTCTCAAAAAGGTCTAAAAGCAACAAGgacatgcgactgtatgcataTAATACAAACCAAAGATAACATGCTCCAGTCAGATCTATCTTTGCTGACCTAAccttgcctcgcagctacctcaatcacctatacctgcaatcatgaaagaaaaggaagtgagtgataagaacactcagtaagggaaaagaatttagtaaattatttcttttcctgttctaactcacttttaggactcaacctcacatcttaacctCTATAGGAGATTGAGAGGGtaatctagtttattctttattatttgggtCAAAATTTGTCCCATCTAgtgtttatttgatactttctagaagctaactatagggatttgacacttttctaagctcgagctctcttcctttctctcactacaccgtttttgaatctgaattgagctctactactaGCATGCTCTATTATGAGCGAACCCTACTATAGGTTGATGTCCTACTATGAACGTGCCCTACTGCAGACGGTgcagtgtaaagtgccccctcatagttcatagcatgcatgcggaccttatatcttactaattttacttccatctaaatttattcataactcaccagaccatactcttgggacgactcctgaatcttgagccctaaattccttttctttcttttcctttccaaaactgtgaaacaCTGTTTATAACCctattcatttgacagggcaaccttctttttcatacaatttcatagtccaaacggtttctaattcatacaagttatatatcattggaaagaggattcaaagatctttccaacaagctataatagcactcataatgcattagataagatagtcaaaacatgagatgaaattagtggcaaaaactgactcctctgtttatttggtaaaacagcccttatggttcatataatatttaacaatccaaatgatctccaattcatacaagctatatatcattggaaaaataattcaaagaacgttccaacaaactataatagcactcataaaccattagataaggtagtcaaaacgtgagatgaaatcagtggtaaaaactgtctcctctgtttatttggtaaagtagtcattgtggttcatacaatatgtAACAGttcaaatgatccccaattcatacaagctatatataattgaaaagagaattcaaagagttttccaacaagcCATAATAGCATTCATGACTCATCAGTtaagacagccaaaacgtgggacgaatttagtggcaaaactgtaaatattatgtaactttctgccataaacaaaatcacacacgtagacatcccaaatgacaaaacaatatttctcaacttcaaaatcatcatttataacatagatccaaggaatcaaaagcctaaaacatccaatatatcaaggatgatacctcttatcttgtttcaagccaaatatttgcaagttggcttccttctctttgttttgtttcctttgaCACCAAAATCACCAAAacttccaaagtgcttcctcttcttttccttccttatttatcttccaaaaccctctCAAAATCACTCACTGTTCTTAAAAAATacagcaaagaaagaaagaagactgccttcttctggaagagacgagagaatgatggaaaaaacaaaaggtaaaggttttctttttgacttttctctccaaacatatatatttacatactttttcaatatattactatatatatatgtgtgtgtttatttttttctttgtaattgctTGTATATGACACACGTAtatacatttcaacatataaatttaaaactggaCATGTCTCAAAGTAGGATCAAAAGACACAAATATCCCTGAAatatatctgagggtattacataaaCACACATAGGGTATTTATAGAAATTATACTTATGTTAACTACTGCTTTATCTTTCATAGTTGCTGGAAGGTGTCGAAGTCGCTCTCAAACTAAGTGTGAGCCTGTACCTCAATATCCACATAGAGCACAAATAAACGAAGGCTAGAGTAGTGCCTAACAACCTACTAAAGTGTGGTCCACGAGAAGGGTGTTTGGATGTACAGGTGTGACATTGTTTACGCAAACAATAAAAATGCAAAAGTGAAAAAGTGAGAAATCATGCTTGTATATATAAACACCATGTACAATAGTACATCTTCGATCGTTATCTCATACAATCTATAATTTATTTGGATTCTTCTGCATGGATATGAATAACAAATCATCTGTATTTGCCTACCATGCATGGATGTACATAGAACATGTACAATCATACATAAtcaatgaaaaaatcaaacctgGCTTAtctttatccaattggataaaccTAATCTAACCAAATTTCACATACATCCAAACATATTAGGATTATTACACTTTGATCCCTAGGTGTTAGAAAACATACTTTGAGTCCAAAGACCTTTTTGAGACTCAAAATCCTTTATTTGGGTTTTGGATTGGATTTAGTTCGGATAATATAATACCTCCAGAGTTCGAGAAACTCCTTATATGTGTGACCTATAGGCTTTTTATTAGGTTAATAGTAATCAAATTTGTGTTGAGCTCTCAACTTGGTATCTATTTGAACATAGACAAATATTAGTCTCTAGTAAGACATCATAGCTACCCAACAAATGAAGAGTTAACACTTGACTTTTTAACATGTCAATGATATAGTTACATgcacaatttgattatttcgtCATACGATATCTTTTTTGAGGTTAAGACATATATTAAGTGTCTCTCTCAAGAACCCTCGATTTGCATAGACTAACTTTTATCAACGATTAGATGATATCAAATCGAACACCAACTCAATTCTATTATAACTAtagatttaattggtcattgtcATCTGTCAATGTGCCTATCTAAGATATCTACTCTTCTACTCatgagtgatgaatcctttgtTGGTCTACCATAACATTTGCACATATCTTGATATGACCAATTACTACCTTTTTGGTAATCCACAAAATAGACTACATTGAGTCATTGTCAAACTATACTGATCTTTGTATAAGATAGTCTAGTGAcctcaagtttgaaaattacatgtatCTTTGTTTACTAAAATGGTATATTTTATAGACACTAGAACAACTATCTATATGAAATCTTTTGGTGAGTACGTTGGGTGAACACGTATATAACATGCACTCTTGTATTACACCAAACTATCAATAAACAACTTTAACACATGGTCACCATTTTTTGATGGGGTTATTCAACATTATAATAGTTCTCTTATTATTACTTGTGCTTTTAGTCATGATAATATTAGAACTATGAATGTTTTAAGAGAGGTAACCTAATATGCAGATAAGATTCTTACGATTAGTTATTATACATTGAGCCCTTCATTAGGGTTCAACATTTTTTAGTACAATTATCTAAATTGTaaaaacaacaagaaataatgaaatgtcattttattaataaaaacattaatgaTTACAATAAATTACATCAATGACAATTGGCTCTAAGACAATACTTTAACATATTTTACTTAAAGTCACTAGACCGTTTTATACATTAATCAGTATTGTTTGACACCAACCAAACATAATCCTCGAAAAACGATTATTAGAAGAGTAAGATTAGCTATATTAAAAGATGTATGATTCATCTATAACAAGCGCTCTAGATGAATACCTTCTAAAGAAAATATGCATATGAAAAGACGTGtcaatttgaatttcttaaaacaTGCCTTTcttaaatgaaacaaaattaaaaatcttataataaatGAGCATGAAACATATTGTAAGGAAAAACATACAAATCGTGTTTGATTATTCGTAAAACCATAAAGACAACCACATCCATAAAATagtatatatgcatataaaatgtctaaaaaaatgtaacaaagtCATCAAATAACATGAATAGACTCTATATCACTCTTCATGCCATCCACCTCACTAAACTTGCATTTTTTTTGTAGGCccattataataatttagtacCTATGAAACAATCAAAGGAAATACATGAGTGTTGATACACTTAGTAAGTAGTTGACCTTTTAGACATTCTCACATTGataaaactcaaatcaaatcaaatcttggCATTCCTTTGATCTCATTCTAGTGTAATTTTTATAGAAACCTTTTGCCATCAAAACTTTTGCCATAAAAACTTTTGCCATCAAATCACTTGATGGCATTATGCTTCTGACCTTGTTAGCATATTATTGCATATAGCCACGCCATCATGGTTTAACTCTTGACttaaatctaaataataatatgatgtcatattctttttaatatttagtgaAAGCATGATAACTTCAAATAATTCTCATCACTTTTTATCATCACAGAGATATATCAGTTAGAGTAGGCTGCAAAGGCGAAGACACCCTTGCAACATGAGGAATAATTATCACAATCCTTATTTCCATGCATGCAATTTATAAATGGGTAACTTAAAAGTCACCTGAAGGTGCT includes:
- the LOC123224713 gene encoding uncharacterized protein LOC123224713 isoform X1, with protein sequence MVNPPKKHFLLFCLFALIFYSYYHHSSLPISSNPNPSLSQDIAVFPNHFSQGFSVIIKLLTFNRLNSLSRCLKSLAAADYLSDTVHLHIYIDHFPLPISNHSSESTDFYLEESRQILRFIDGFKWKFGEKIVQYRTGNVGLQAQWLEAWWPSSDHEFAFVVEDDLEVSPLFYKFLRGLIVKYYYNSSNFSQSIYGASLQRPRFVPGKHGNKIDLDSGTHLFLYQLVGTWGQLLFPKPWKEFRLWYDEHKTKGIKPFLDGMVTTGWYKKMGERIWTPWFIKFIHSRGYFNFYTNFQNQRALSVSHRDAGVNYGKSAGPDSQLLDESSLDFNFLDMQPLSNLKWYDFCFRKVFLERVARSMDELGSVLHAVQKQETVLLVSLFGASEVVIRNLLCHFERLNIWNYLLIGSHSDFLFDLARRGHAVVDADEFLHNIRAYKSMNFQDSNARYTEVLVKAYVIKKCLEYRYNSWIVNGNLLFVNSDLFLQSIDTTSDFFVSKSSELVHVRSSSAVQKIWTDAFLSEIAITMDKISLPRECRSFACIVTNLLEQKRSVAIKTIDETNFGRVEAENANQSSLEVGKKILYWSAELGLDVVQKRLKELSMWIIDGDSSCLAVFCHQS
- the LOC123224713 gene encoding uncharacterized protein LOC123224713 isoform X2 codes for the protein MVNPPKKHFLLFCLFALIFYSYYHHSSLPISSNPNPSLSQDIAVFPNHFSQGFSVIIKLLTFNRLNSLSRCLKSLAAADYLSDTVHLHIYIDHFPLPISNHSSESTDFYLEESRQILRFIDGFKWKFGEKIVQYRTGNVGLQAQWLEAWWPSSDHEFAFVVEDDLEVSPLFYKFLRGLIVKYYYNSSNFSQSIYGASLQRPRFVPGKHGNKIDLDSGTHLFLYQLVGTWGQLLFPKPWKEFRLWYDEHKTKGIKPFLDGMVTTGWYKKMGERIWTPWFIKFIHSRGYFNFYTNFQNQRALSVSHRDAGVNYGKSAGPDSQLLDESSLDFNFLDMQPLSNLKWYDFCFRKVFLERVARSMDELGSVLHAVQKQETVLLVSLFGASEVVIRNLLCHFERLNIWNYLLIGSHSDFLFDLARRGHAVVDADEFLHNIRAYKSMNFQDSNARYTEVLVKAYVIKKCLEYRVRN